The Brassica oleracea var. oleracea cultivar TO1000 chromosome C6, BOL, whole genome shotgun sequence genomic interval CGCTGATAACATAGTTGTGTAAGAGCATAGATCTCAGATAAAGCTTCTTCCTCTCTTCCTGCTCTTCCATATGCTTTGATAAGTAAACAGGATTAGATCACTACTATGATACTATCACAGGCCATGTATGGTGCTTCCAGCATATAAGCACCTGGTCATAGATCTTAGAAACTTCTTTATAATTAGTTTCAAAGGCTATTGTAACAGTAGACTGTGGAACGCCTTTCTCAGCCATTGAAGCAAATACTTTTCGAGCTTTTTCATAGTTCCCAGCCTTCTTGTGCATGTATATCATCATGTGATACATCTTTTGATCCGGCTTCAACGGCGATCTCTTCTCATCTAAAAGAGTCTCAAAGACCTTTTCAGCTTCTTTAAACTTGTTCCCTTCTACGAAAGTCTTTAAGTATAATCTGATAAGTTACAGCAGAAGGCTCTGGCCCTGAAGACTGCATCCTACGAAATATGGCTTCAGCATTGTTGCATTTGCCTCCTCTTCCATGAGAGCGGTATAAGAGATCACGTTTGGAGTTGAGCCCATCTTGCTCAGAGCGCTTAAAACCTTTCAGCTCCGGTTGAAGTTTCCTAGTTTCCCATAAGCTGTGATGAGCATCAAATAATCCATTTCACTGAAGTTCCACCAGTTCTGGTATCTAAGCCATTCAAGAATCTGGATATCAAAGGAACACAATAAGCACAACACTAGCTTAAGATGGCTCATCAAATCTTTTCTCAATCAAGATTCAAGACTAACTTCATGAGAAGAGAAGTTATTTTCAGTCTCATTCATTCTCCATACCTCGCTGACGAGATTACATTTCTTGAGCTGCTTAAACCTAACCAAAGTGCCCAAAACAAGGTCCCTGGGAAGACCTTGGTCACCGTCACTTCTGTACTGCCTAAGAACAGAAACTGCAGAACCAGTTGATTCAATCTCTAACATTAGCCCTCTCCATCTCTTCTGATCCACCTCGTCTGCTGCATCTTTGAAAACCTCTATCTTCCTCCTCTTTTGCAGGAACTTCCTAGGAGCCAGCATCCCCATACAAACAACTCTGAACCGGTTCTGGATTTTAACACCAACATTGATGATGTTGTTCTGTAGTTTCTTCTGGCTGACACAAAGACGAAGACAGAGAGAGACTTTCAAAAACTTTTTAGTAACCTAACAAGGATATGGTTTGAGGTAAATGAACATAAACCCCTTAAGGATACAGCTTAAGCTTATATAATCGATTGAATTAAACGAAGCCTAGCACGGTTTTTCTCAGAAATTCGTAAAGGCGCTCCCTTTAATAGAACTGCTACAACTGTCACTGAAAGACGAAACAAATTCTAGAACAGAACCAAGTCCAGAACCCAACACAAAATGAGAGTTGTTCCAAGAAGGTTAAGGCAGTAGATAGGAAAGAGAAAAAGGAAACCTGTGATTACTTGATGGAACTGAGACAAAGGGCTTAAAAATTATAGTCTGTGACATCTAAACTTCGCAGCTTTCTCCTCTGTCGCAGCAGCCAAGAGGAAGAAAGATGTTCTTCTCTTATCCTCAAGAAGTTATAGTTTCAAAGTTTTTGATTTTTCATTTTAACTCAAAATTTTAAATTTAGACAGAAAGTTGCAGGCGGGGTTTCATGGGGGTACTGAGTTGACAGTACTGCCTACATACACCTGATATTTACACAGACGACTCAATTGCATCCTAGTTGCTGATGTGAAAGGACAAAGAAGAAGAACAAAGACTAGTGTTGT includes:
- the LOC106299151 gene encoding LOW QUALITY PROTEIN: pentatricopeptide repeat-containing protein At3g59040 (The sequence of the model RefSeq protein was modified relative to this genomic sequence to represent the inferred CDS: inserted 2 bases in 2 codons; deleted 5 bases in 3 codons; substituted 5 bases at 5 genomic stop codons); its protein translation is MSQTIIFKPFVSVPSSNHSQKKLQNNIINVGVKIQNRFRVVCMGMLAPRKFLQKRRKIEVFKDAADEVDQKRWRGLMLEIESTGSAVSVLRQYRSDGDQGLPRDLVLGTLVRFKQLKKCNLVSEILEWLRYQNWWNFSEMDYLMLITAYGKLGNFNRSXKVLSALSKMGSTPNVISYTALXGRGGKCNNAEAIFRRMQSSGPEPSAVTYQIILKTFVEGNKFKEAEKVFETLLDEKRSPLKPDQKMYHMMIYMHKKAGNYEKARKVFASMAEKGVPQSTVTIAFETNYKEVSKIYDQVLICWKHHTWPVIVSXXXSSCLLIKAYGRAGREEEALSDLCSYTTMLSAYVNASDMEGAERFFKRIXVDGFEPNVVTYGTMIKGYLKANDLDKVMEVYEKMRFSGIKANLTILTIIMDAFGRCKDFGSALSWYKEMESCGVTPDQKAKNVLLSLASSRDKLEESKELTGFRDETXTILAGLYQSDDDVSSDEDEYEEDDDDGAGETVLYDKKQEGSSHYVSSQRGELVGL